From one Sus scrofa isolate TJ Tabasco breed Duroc chromosome 9, Sscrofa11.1, whole genome shotgun sequence genomic stretch:
- the GPR83 gene encoding G protein-coupled receptor 83 precursor (The RefSeq protein has 2 substitutions compared to this genomic sequence), translating into MGRPWLLLCLLPVVRAADEQSPEAALGPNASHFFSWNNYTFSDWQNFVGRRRYGAESQNPTVKALLIVAYSFIIVFSLFGNVLVCHVIFKNQRMHSATSLFIVNLAVADLMITLLNTPFTLVRFVNSTWVFGKGMCHVSRFAQYCSLHVSALTLTAIAVDRHQVIMHPLKPRISITKGVIYIAVIWTMATFFSLPHAICQKLFTFKYSEDTVRSLCLPDFPEPADLFWKYLDLATFILLYILPLLIISMAYARVAKKLWLCNTIGDVTTEQYLALRRKKKKTIKMLMLVVVLFALCWFPLNCYVLLLSSKVIRTNNALYFAFHWFAMSSTCYNPFIYCWLNENFRVELKALLSMCQRPPKPPEERPPSPVPSFRMAWTEKSSGRRAPLANHLPPSSQLQSGKTDLSSVEPIVAMT; encoded by the exons ATGGGACGTCCCTGGTTGCTGCTCTGCCTGCTCCCCGTGGTGCGAGCTGCGGACGAGCAGAGCCCTGAAGCGGCCCTGGGGCCCAATGCCTCGCACTTCTTCTCCTGGAACAACTACACCTTCTCCGACTGGCAGAACTTCGTGGGCCGGAGGCGCTACGGGGCCGAGTCCCAGAACCCCACGGTGAAAGCCCTGCTCATCGTGGCTTACTCCTTCATCATCGTCTTCTCGCTTTTTGGCAATGTCCTGGTGTGCCATGTCATCTTCAAGAACCAGCGGATGCACTCGGCCACCAGCCTCTTCATCGTCAACCTGGCCGTGGCGGACCTCATGATCACGCTGCTCAACACCCCGTTCACTTTG GTCCGCTTCGTGAACAGCACGTGGGTGTTCGGGAAAGGGATGTGTCACGTCAGCCGCTTCGCCCAGTACTGCTCCCTGCACGTCTCGGCTCTGACGCTGACGGCCATCGCCGTGGACCGTCACCAG GTCATCATGCATCCGCTAAAACCCCGGATCTCAATCACAAAAGGTGTCATCTACATCGCAGTCATTTGGACCATGGCTACGTTCTTTTCACTCCCACATGCTATCTGCCAGAAACTGTTCACCTTCAAGTACAG CGAGGACACTGTCCGCTCCCTGTGCCTGCCAGACTTCCCTGAGCCAGCCGACCTCTTCTGGAAGTACCTGGACTTGGCCACGTTCATCCTGCTCTACATCCTCCCCCTGCTCATCATTTCCGTGGCCTACGCCCGCGTGGCCAAGAAGCTGTGGTTGTGCAACACCATCGGCGACGTGACCACGGAGCAGTACCTGGCCCTGCGGCGCAAGAAGAAGAAGACCATCAAGATGCTGATGCTGGTGGTGGTCCTCTTTGCCCTCTGCTGGTTCCCCCTCAACTGCTACGTCCTCCTCCTGTCCAGCAAGGTCATCCGCACCAACAATGCCCTCTACTTCGCCTTCCACTGGTTCGCCATGAGCAGCACCTGCTACAACCCCTTCATCTACTGCTGGCTCAACGAGAACTTCCGGGTCGAGCTGAAGGCGTTACTGAGCATGTGCCAAAGGCCACCCAAGCCTCCGGAGGAGCGGCCGCCCTCCCCGGTCCCTTCCTTCAGAATGGCTTGGACAGAGAAGAGCAGTGAGCGCAGGGCTCCACTGGCCAACCACCTGCcgccctcctcccagctccagtCTGGAAAGACAGACCTGTCGTCCGTGGAGCCCATTGTGGCCATGACCTAG